The following proteins come from a genomic window of Pseudomonas putida:
- a CDS encoding heavy metal translocating P-type ATPase produces MNQPVSHEHVHDHDHVNAGKSHCHDAHAHSCCGSSAAPAFVQLSEKASDQARLSRFRIQAMDCPTEQTLIQDKLGKLAGIEQLEFNLINRVLGVRHTLDGTTEIERAIESLGMKAEPLAVEEEGGVIAPAPAKTRWWPLALSGIAAIAAEIIHFSALAPEWVVAALALAAILGCGLSTYKKGWIALKNRNLNINALMSIAVTGAVLIGQWPEAAMVMVLFTIAELIEARSLDRARHAISGLMQLTPDMATVQQADGQWREAEVRHVAIGTLVRVRPGERIGLDGEVVSGQSSVDQAPITGESLPVDKAPGDKLFAGTINQAGALEYRVTAVAGHSTLARIIKAVEQAQGARAPTQRFVDTFSRIYTPVVFALALAVALIPPLFMAGAWFDWVYRALVLLVVACPCALVISTPVTIVSGLAAAARKGILIKGGVYLEGGRKLDFLALDKTGTLTYGKPVQTDTKVLDPLFEGRAQALAASLAERSDHPVSAAIAQFARAQGLALSEVSAFSALAGRGVRGDIDGETYHLGNHRLVEELGLCSPQLEAQLDQLERQGKTVVLLLDRSGPLALFAVADTVKESSREAIAELHALGIKTVMLTGDNAHTAQAIAAQVGIDRAEGNLLPADKLSTIEQLYAQGHRVGMVGDGINDAPALARAEIGFAMAAAGTDTAIETADVALMDDDLRKIPAFVRLSRQSAAILKQNIVLALGIKAIFLAITFAGMATLWMAVFADMGVSLLVVFNGLRLLRK; encoded by the coding sequence ATGAACCAGCCTGTCAGCCACGAACACGTGCATGACCATGACCACGTCAACGCCGGTAAAAGCCATTGCCACGACGCACATGCGCACAGTTGCTGCGGTTCCAGTGCGGCGCCTGCGTTTGTGCAATTGAGCGAAAAGGCCAGTGACCAGGCCCGGCTCAGCCGTTTTCGCATACAAGCCATGGACTGCCCGACAGAACAGACCCTGATCCAGGACAAGCTCGGCAAGCTGGCCGGCATCGAGCAGCTGGAGTTCAACCTGATCAACCGCGTGCTGGGCGTGCGCCATACCTTGGATGGCACTACTGAGATTGAGCGGGCCATCGAAAGCCTGGGCATGAAGGCAGAACCGCTGGCTGTAGAGGAAGAGGGTGGCGTCATCGCACCCGCGCCAGCCAAGACTCGCTGGTGGCCATTGGCATTGTCCGGCATCGCGGCGATCGCTGCCGAAATCATTCATTTCAGCGCGCTTGCTCCCGAGTGGGTGGTAGCCGCGCTGGCGCTGGCAGCGATCCTTGGCTGTGGCCTGAGCACCTACAAGAAGGGCTGGATTGCCCTGAAGAACCGCAACCTGAACATCAACGCTCTGATGAGTATCGCCGTGACCGGTGCCGTGCTGATCGGCCAGTGGCCTGAGGCGGCCATGGTCATGGTGCTGTTCACCATCGCCGAACTGATCGAGGCACGTTCACTTGACCGTGCGCGCCATGCCATCAGTGGCCTGATGCAGCTTACGCCGGACATGGCCACAGTGCAGCAGGCCGACGGCCAATGGCGTGAGGCCGAGGTGCGCCACGTGGCGATCGGTACGCTTGTGCGGGTACGCCCCGGTGAGCGTATCGGCCTGGACGGTGAAGTGGTCAGTGGGCAATCCAGCGTCGATCAGGCGCCGATCACCGGCGAGAGCCTGCCTGTGGACAAGGCCCCTGGCGACAAGCTGTTCGCCGGCACCATCAACCAGGCCGGCGCTCTGGAGTACCGGGTAACTGCAGTGGCAGGGCATTCCACATTGGCCCGTATCATCAAGGCCGTGGAGCAGGCGCAGGGCGCTCGAGCGCCTACCCAGCGTTTCGTCGATACCTTCTCGCGCATCTACACGCCTGTGGTGTTCGCCCTGGCTTTGGCCGTAGCGCTCATCCCGCCGCTGTTCATGGCCGGCGCCTGGTTCGACTGGGTCTACCGCGCCTTGGTGCTGTTGGTGGTGGCCTGCCCATGTGCCCTGGTGATTTCCACCCCGGTGACCATTGTCAGTGGCCTGGCGGCTGCGGCGCGCAAGGGCATCCTGATCAAGGGGGGTGTGTACCTGGAAGGGGGCCGCAAGCTGGACTTCCTGGCCTTGGACAAGACCGGCACTCTTACCTACGGCAAGCCGGTGCAGACCGATACCAAGGTGCTAGACCCATTGTTCGAGGGCCGCGCCCAGGCACTGGCGGCAAGCCTGGCCGAGCGCTCAGACCACCCGGTATCGGCTGCCATCGCCCAGTTCGCCAGGGCGCAGGGGCTGGCCCTGAGTGAGGTCAGCGCGTTCTCTGCCTTGGCGGGGCGCGGTGTGCGTGGTGACATCGATGGCGAAACCTATCACCTGGGCAACCATCGTCTGGTCGAAGAGCTGGGCTTGTGCTCACCGCAGCTCGAAGCACAGCTGGACCAACTCGAGCGCCAAGGCAAGACGGTGGTGCTGTTGCTTGACCGCTCTGGCCCGTTGGCGCTGTTTGCCGTTGCCGACACGGTCAAGGAAAGCAGCCGTGAGGCCATCGCCGAGTTGCACGCGCTGGGCATCAAGACTGTCATGCTTACCGGCGACAACGCCCATACTGCCCAGGCCATCGCTGCCCAGGTAGGTATCGACCGCGCCGAAGGCAACCTGCTCCCTGCCGACAAACTGAGCACGATCGAGCAGCTCTACGCCCAGGGGCACCGGGTTGGCATGGTCGGTGACGGCATCAACGATGCGCCAGCGTTAGCCCGCGCCGAGATCGGTTTCGCCATGGCGGCGGCCGGTACCGACACCGCCATCGAGACCGCCGATGTGGCGCTGATGGATGACGACTTGCGCAAAATCCCGGCCTTCGTCAGGCTGTCGCGGCAAAGTGCGGCGATCCTGAAGCAGAACATCGTGCTGGCGTTGGGCATCAAGGCCATCTTCCTGGCAATCACCTTTGCCGGCATGGCCACGCTGTGGATGGCGGTGTTCGCCGACATGGGCGTCAGCCTGCTGGTGGTGTTCAACGGCCTGCGCCTTTTGCGCAAGTAG
- the cadR gene encoding cadmium resistance transcriptional regulator CadR, whose amino-acid sequence MKIGELAKATDCAVETIRYYEREQLLPEPARTDGNYRLYTQAHVERLTFIRNCRTLDMTLDEIRSLLRLRDSPAGSCGSVNALIDEHIEHVQARINGLVALQEQLVELRRRCSAQGEECAILQRLEVNGAVSVPDTEHSHVGRSHGH is encoded by the coding sequence ATGAAAATCGGAGAATTGGCCAAAGCCACCGACTGTGCGGTGGAGACCATCCGTTACTACGAGCGTGAGCAGCTACTGCCGGAGCCAGCACGTACCGACGGGAATTACCGCTTGTATACCCAGGCCCATGTCGAGCGGCTGACCTTCATACGCAACTGCCGCACCCTGGATATGACGCTGGACGAGATACGCAGCCTTTTGCGCCTGCGCGATAGCCCAGCAGGCTCATGTGGCAGCGTCAATGCGTTGATCGACGAACATATCGAACACGTGCAGGCGCGGATCAATGGTCTGGTGGCATTGCAGGAGCAACTGGTGGAATTACGCAGGCGGTGCAGTGCGCAGGGAGAGGAATGCGCGATCTTGCAGCGGTTGGAGGTAAACGGAGCAGTATCTGTGCCGGATACCGAGCATTCGCACGTGGGGCGTAGCCACGGGCATTGA
- a CDS encoding sulfite exporter TauE/SafE family protein, whose protein sequence is MEFALYLLLGACAGVLAGLFGVGGGIIIVPVLVFSFTLQGFDASVLTHLAVGTSLATIVFTSINAVLEHHRRGAVQWPIFAWMTVGILLGAGVGAKTASLIQGPLLQKIIGVFALIIAAQMALDLKPKASRGIPGKPALIGAGGVIGWASAIFGIGGGSLTVPFLTWRSLPMQQAVATSSACGLPIAVASALSFMWLGWHDEHLPAHSVGFVYLPALVGIAVTSMFFARFGARLAHKLSPRLLKRLFAALLFSVGLSFLI, encoded by the coding sequence ATGGAGTTCGCACTCTATCTGCTTCTGGGCGCCTGTGCCGGCGTGCTTGCCGGGCTGTTTGGCGTGGGCGGCGGCATCATCATCGTGCCGGTGCTGGTGTTCAGCTTCACCCTGCAAGGCTTCGACGCTTCGGTGCTCACTCACCTGGCAGTCGGTACCTCGCTGGCAACCATCGTCTTCACTTCGATCAATGCCGTGCTCGAGCACCATCGCCGGGGTGCGGTGCAGTGGCCGATCTTCGCCTGGATGACCGTGGGTATCCTGCTGGGCGCCGGGGTGGGCGCCAAGACGGCTTCGCTTATCCAGGGCCCGCTGTTGCAGAAAATCATCGGCGTATTCGCCCTGATCATTGCCGCGCAAATGGCACTGGACCTCAAACCCAAGGCCAGCCGCGGCATTCCCGGCAAGCCCGCACTGATCGGCGCCGGTGGCGTGATCGGTTGGGCCTCGGCAATCTTCGGGATCGGCGGTGGTTCGTTGACCGTGCCATTCCTGACCTGGCGCAGCCTGCCGATGCAGCAGGCGGTGGCCACGTCTTCGGCCTGCGGCCTGCCGATTGCCGTGGCCAGCGCCCTGAGTTTCATGTGGCTGGGTTGGCACGATGAGCATCTGCCAGCCCATAGCGTGGGCTTCGTGTACCTGCCAGCGCTGGTCGGCATTGCCGTGACCAGTATGTTTTTCGCCCGCTTCGGCGCGCGGCTGGCGCACAAGTTGTCGCCCCGTCTGCTCAAGCGTTTGTTCGCCGCGCTGCTGTTTAGCGTAGGTCTGAGCTTTTTGATTTGA
- the lgt gene encoding prolipoprotein diacylglyceryl transferase, whose protein sequence is MLPYPQIDPVAVALGPLKIHWYGLMYLIGIGGAWLLASRRLNRFDPTWSREKLSDLVFWLSMGVIVGGRLGYVLFYDLHAYLANPTLIFEVWKGGMSFHGGFIGVMLAALWFGKRNNKSFFELMDFVAPLVPIGLGAGRIGNFINAELWGKATDVPWAMVFPPFSDPAQLPRHPSQLYQFALEGVALFVILWLYSRKPRPTMAVSGMFALFYGIFRFIVEFVRVPDAQLGYIAFGWLTMGQLLCVPMIVGGLFLIWLAYNRKPTAKPAV, encoded by the coding sequence ATGCTGCCTTACCCGCAGATAGACCCCGTGGCCGTTGCGCTCGGGCCGCTGAAAATCCATTGGTACGGCCTGATGTACCTGATCGGCATTGGCGGCGCGTGGCTGCTCGCCTCACGCCGGCTCAACCGCTTCGACCCCACCTGGTCGCGCGAAAAGCTTTCTGACCTGGTGTTCTGGTTGTCGATGGGGGTTATCGTCGGCGGACGCTTGGGTTATGTGCTGTTCTACGACCTGCACGCCTACCTGGCCAACCCGACACTGATCTTCGAGGTATGGAAGGGGGGAATGTCGTTCCACGGCGGCTTCATCGGCGTCATGCTGGCAGCCTTGTGGTTCGGCAAGCGCAACAACAAGTCGTTCTTCGAACTGATGGACTTCGTCGCACCGCTGGTGCCGATTGGCCTGGGGGCAGGGCGTATCGGCAACTTCATCAATGCCGAATTGTGGGGCAAGGCCACCGATGTACCTTGGGCAATGGTCTTCCCGCCGTTCAGCGACCCTGCTCAGTTGCCCCGTCATCCGTCGCAGCTGTACCAGTTTGCCCTGGAAGGTGTGGCATTATTCGTGATTCTCTGGTTGTACTCGCGCAAACCGCGCCCGACCATGGCCGTTTCCGGTATGTTCGCGCTGTTCTACGGCATTTTCCGCTTTATCGTGGAGTTTGTACGGGTGCCCGACGCCCAGCTTGGCTACATCGCCTTTGGCTGGTTGACCATGGGTCAATTACTCTGCGTGCCGATGATCGTCGGTGGCCTGTTCTTGATCTGGTTGGCCTACAACCGCAAACCTACGGCAAAACCAGCCGTATGA
- a CDS encoding LysR substrate-binding domain-containing protein codes for MLSAELKAFYMVARLGSITLAAKKLGLSQPTVTTQIRNLESQYAVELFYRGGRRLVLSEEGVRLLPMVKALLQQEADIEFELRNSGHAQGNLRIAATAPYYILDLVKIFRERLPQVGVTVEIGNSQQVLEMLEDYRVDVAASSQLVEDARLVRRVLGTDPLVVAVHRNHPLAHRQVVSIEVVAGQCLLMREKGSTTRKLTEEMMHGAGLKAEAVLEIGSRESIREAVLRNIGVSVIARHEVPHNSELRVLTLEDAPVMHEYLYCLKERRQARLPAAFLGVAQEVVGSQF; via the coding sequence ATGCTAAGTGCCGAGCTCAAAGCCTTCTACATGGTGGCCCGCCTGGGCAGCATCACCCTGGCGGCAAAGAAACTTGGCCTCAGCCAGCCGACGGTGACCACCCAGATCCGCAACCTCGAAAGCCAGTACGCGGTGGAGCTGTTCTACCGCGGCGGCCGACGCCTGGTGCTGAGCGAGGAGGGCGTGCGCCTGCTGCCGATGGTCAAGGCGCTGCTGCAACAGGAAGCTGATATCGAGTTCGAGCTGCGCAACAGCGGCCATGCCCAAGGCAACCTGCGCATCGCTGCCACCGCGCCGTATTACATCCTCGACCTTGTGAAGATCTTCCGTGAGCGCTTGCCACAGGTGGGCGTGACCGTGGAAATCGGCAATTCGCAGCAGGTGCTGGAGATGCTGGAGGACTACCGCGTCGATGTCGCCGCCTCTTCACAGTTGGTGGAGGATGCTCGCCTGGTGAGGCGCGTGCTGGGCACTGACCCGCTGGTGGTGGCGGTGCACCGCAATCATCCGCTGGCGCACCGTCAAGTGGTATCTATCGAGGTGGTGGCAGGGCAATGCCTGCTGATGCGCGAAAAAGGCTCGACCACGCGCAAGCTCACCGAAGAAATGATGCACGGCGCTGGGCTGAAGGCCGAAGCGGTGCTGGAAATCGGCAGCCGCGAGTCGATCCGTGAGGCGGTGCTGCGCAATATCGGCGTCAGCGTGATTGCCCGGCACGAGGTGCCGCACAACTCGGAGCTGCGGGTGCTGACACTGGAAGACGCGCCGGTGATGCATGAGTACCTGTACTGCCTGAAGGAAAGACGCCAGGCCCGGTTGCCGGCAGCCTTTCTCGGTGTAGCGCAAGAAGTGGTGGGGTCGCAGTTCTGA
- a CDS encoding NRDE family protein → MCLIVFAWRPGHALPLIVAANRDEFYARPTQALAHWEDAPGVHAGRDLEAGGTWLGVGPRGRFAALTNIRDPGQPLGSRSRGELVAAYLQGELGVEAYLDQVASRSKQYSGFNLLVGDGVRLGYLHAREAAPRLLAAGVYGLSNAGLDTPWPKLVKARDGLERLLGSADPQRLMALLADGETAPEAELPETGVGVATEKLLSSVFIASQNYGTRASTVLIVDDQGKRRLIERSFGPFGGHLGEVELWV, encoded by the coding sequence ATGTGCCTGATCGTATTCGCCTGGCGGCCAGGGCATGCCCTGCCGTTGATCGTGGCGGCCAACCGCGACGAGTTCTATGCCCGGCCCACTCAGGCGCTGGCACACTGGGAAGATGCGCCCGGCGTGCATGCCGGGCGTGACCTGGAGGCCGGCGGTACCTGGCTTGGCGTGGGGCCGCGGGGGCGGTTCGCCGCCCTGACCAATATTCGCGACCCAGGGCAGCCGTTGGGCTCCCGCTCGCGCGGCGAGCTGGTGGCGGCATACCTGCAGGGTGAACTTGGGGTCGAGGCATATCTGGACCAGGTCGCCAGCCGCAGCAAACAGTATTCGGGGTTCAACCTGCTGGTTGGCGATGGTGTGCGCCTGGGGTATCTGCACGCTCGAGAAGCGGCGCCGCGCTTGCTGGCGGCTGGTGTGTATGGGCTTTCCAATGCCGGGCTGGACACGCCGTGGCCCAAGCTGGTCAAGGCGCGCGACGGGCTGGAACGGTTACTGGGGTCAGCAGACCCACAGCGTTTGATGGCGTTGCTGGCCGATGGTGAGACGGCTCCTGAGGCGGAGCTGCCGGAAACTGGCGTGGGGGTGGCGACAGAGAAGCTGCTGTCGAGTGTGTTTATTGCCAGCCAGAATTATGGGACGCGGGCCAGTACGGTGCTGATCGTGGATGATCAGGGTAAAAGACGGCTTATCGAGCGCAGTTTCGGGCCTTTTGGGGGGCACTTGGGGGAGGTTGAGCTTTGGGTTTGA
- a CDS encoding putative 2-aminoethylphosphonate ABC transporter ATP-binding protein has protein sequence MNHATPGAQMKVRGIHKRFGAFTALNNVSLDIAAGELVCLLGPSGCGKTTLLRCIAGLERQDRGELYIGERDISELPPQARDYGILFQSYALFPNLNVEANIAYGLNRSGREESRQRVAEMLDLVGLAGSEKKYPGQLSGGQQQRVALARALAPSPSLLLLDEPMSALDARVREHLCTELRQLQRQLGITTLMVTHNQDEAMLMADRIAVMNNGQVEQYATPQEIYDQPSTPFVAEFVGQGNWLPFQRTGDSHAQVGAMSMRLAAGALRASSGRLFCRPEAITVNPVMHEENLFPAKVHEITFLGNRCRMSFELKALPGHPLLAELSPEAMPRLGSQDIWVALPPQSLQVFA, from the coding sequence ATGAACCACGCCACCCCGGGCGCACAAATGAAAGTGCGCGGTATCCACAAGCGTTTCGGCGCCTTCACGGCGTTGAACAATGTCTCCCTGGACATCGCCGCCGGCGAGCTGGTTTGCCTGCTCGGCCCTTCCGGCTGCGGCAAGACCACCCTGCTGCGATGCATCGCAGGGCTGGAACGCCAAGACCGTGGCGAGTTGTACATCGGTGAGCGTGACATCAGCGAATTACCCCCCCAGGCGCGTGACTACGGCATCCTCTTTCAATCCTACGCGCTGTTCCCCAACCTCAATGTCGAAGCCAACATTGCCTACGGCCTGAACCGCAGTGGCCGTGAAGAAAGCCGCCAGCGCGTAGCCGAGATGCTGGACCTGGTAGGCCTGGCCGGCAGTGAAAAGAAATACCCCGGGCAATTGTCCGGTGGTCAACAGCAGCGGGTTGCGTTGGCCCGTGCCCTGGCCCCGTCGCCCTCGCTGCTGTTGCTCGACGAGCCGATGTCGGCGCTGGATGCGCGTGTGCGTGAGCACCTGTGTACCGAACTTAGACAGCTGCAGCGTCAACTGGGTATCACGACGCTGATGGTCACCCACAACCAGGACGAGGCCATGTTGATGGCCGACCGCATTGCGGTGATGAACAACGGCCAGGTCGAGCAGTACGCCACCCCTCAGGAAATCTACGATCAGCCGTCCACGCCGTTCGTTGCCGAGTTCGTTGGCCAAGGCAACTGGCTGCCGTTTCAGCGTACTGGCGACAGCCACGCTCAAGTGGGCGCCATGAGTATGCGTCTGGCAGCGGGTGCGCTGCGGGCCAGCAGCGGAAGACTGTTCTGCCGCCCGGAGGCAATTACCGTCAACCCAGTGATGCACGAAGAAAACCTCTTCCCGGCCAAGGTCCATGAAATCACATTCCTCGGCAACCGCTGCCGCATGAGCTTTGAGCTCAAGGCCCTGCCGGGCCATCCGCTGCTCGCCGAGTTGTCGCCAGAAGCCATGCCACGCCTGGGCTCGCAGGACATCTGGGTGGCTCTACCGCCACAGAGCCTGCAGGTGTTTGCCTGA
- a CDS encoding thymidylate synthase → MKQYLDLVRDVIENGTLQENRTGIRTISLPGAMLRFDLQKGFPAITTRKLAFKSAIGEMVGFLRGVKNAGEFRELGCKVWDQNANENAQWLANPFRQGHDDLGEIYGVQWRQWPGYKRIPLSNPAAIEMAEKAGFRRIAQDEEDGQAFVVLYKAIDQVRQCLDTIANDPGSRRILFHGWNCAQLDEMALPPCHLLYQFHPNVQTREISLTLYIRSNDLGLGTPFNLTEGAALLSLFGRLTGYTPRWFTYFIGDAHVYENHLDMLNEQLKREPLEAPKLVISDRVPAFAETGKYEPEWLEKIEPSDFSLEGYEHHAPMTAPMAV, encoded by the coding sequence ATGAAACAGTATCTAGATCTGGTCCGCGACGTCATCGAAAACGGCACCCTGCAGGAAAACCGCACCGGCATCCGCACCATCAGCCTGCCGGGCGCCATGCTGCGTTTCGACCTGCAGAAGGGTTTCCCGGCCATCACCACGCGCAAGCTGGCGTTCAAGTCGGCAATCGGCGAGATGGTCGGTTTCCTGCGGGGCGTGAAAAACGCCGGTGAGTTCCGCGAGTTGGGCTGCAAGGTGTGGGATCAGAACGCCAACGAGAACGCCCAGTGGCTGGCCAACCCGTTCCGCCAGGGCCATGACGACCTCGGCGAGATCTACGGGGTGCAGTGGCGCCAGTGGCCGGGCTACAAGCGCATCCCGCTGAGCAACCCGGCAGCGATCGAAATGGCCGAAAAAGCTGGCTTTCGCAGGATTGCCCAGGACGAGGAAGATGGCCAGGCGTTCGTCGTCCTGTACAAGGCCATCGACCAGGTGCGTCAGTGCCTGGACACCATCGCCAACGACCCTGGCAGCCGACGCATCCTGTTCCATGGCTGGAACTGCGCGCAGCTGGACGAAATGGCGCTGCCGCCGTGCCATCTGCTGTACCAGTTCCACCCGAATGTCCAGACCAGGGAAATCTCCCTGACGCTCTACATCCGCTCCAATGACTTGGGCCTGGGCACGCCGTTCAACCTCACCGAAGGTGCGGCGCTGCTGTCGCTGTTCGGCCGCCTGACCGGATACACGCCACGCTGGTTCACGTACTTCATTGGCGATGCCCATGTGTACGAAAACCATCTGGACATGCTTAACGAGCAACTCAAGCGCGAGCCGCTGGAAGCGCCGAAGCTGGTGATCAGCGACCGCGTGCCTGCGTTCGCCGAGACGGGCAAGTACGAGCCAGAATGGCTGGAGAAGATCGAACCAAGCGATTTCAGCCTGGAAGGCTATGAGCACCATGCACCGATGACGGCGCCGATGGCGGTCTGA
- the ptsP gene encoding phosphoenolpyruvate--protein phosphotransferase, with amino-acid sequence MLNTLRKIVQEVNSAKDLKTALGIIVLRVKEAMGSQVCSVYLLDPETNRFVLMASEGLNKRSIGKVSMAPNEGLVGLVGTREEPLNLENAADHPRYRYFAETGEERFASFLGAPIIHHRRVVGVLVIQQKERRQFDEGEEAFLVTMSAQLAGVIAHAEATGSIRGLGRQGKGIQEARFVGVPGSPGAAVGRAVVMLPPADLEVVPDKTVEDIDAELKLFHNALEGVRADMRKLSAKLATQLRPEERALFDVYLMMLEDAALGGEVTDVIKTGQWAQGALRQVVGEHVNRFELMDDDYLRERASDVKDLGRRLLAYLQQARSQSLVYADNTILVSEELTPAMLGEVPEGKLVGLVSVLGSGNSHVAILARAMGIPTVMGLVDLPYSKVDGIELIVDGYKGEVFTNPSDVLRKQYSEVVEEERQLAQGLDALRELPCVTPDGHRMPLWVNTGLLADVARAQQRGAEGVGLYRTEVPFMINQRFPSEKEQLAIYREQLAAFHPLPVTMRTLDIGGDKALSYFPIKEENPFLGWRGIRVTLDHPEIFLVQTRAMLKASEGLNNLRILLPMISGIHELEEALHLIHRAWGEVRDEGTDVPMPPVGVMVEIPAAVYQTKELARQVDFLSVGSNDLTQYLLAVDRNNPRVADLYDYLHPAVLQALNTVVRDAHGEGKPVSICGEMAGDPAAAVLLMAMGFDSLSMNATNLPKVKWMLRQINMSKAKELLADALSHDNPQVIHSSLQLALKNLGLARMIGPEANKTL; translated from the coding sequence ATGCTCAATACGCTGCGCAAGATCGTCCAGGAAGTGAACTCCGCCAAAGATCTCAAGACGGCGTTGGGGATCATTGTCTTGCGCGTCAAGGAGGCCATGGGCAGCCAGGTCTGCTCGGTCTACCTGCTCGACCCAGAAACCAACCGCTTCGTGCTGATGGCCAGCGAAGGCCTCAACAAGCGTTCCATCGGCAAGGTCAGCATGGCCCCCAACGAAGGCCTGGTTGGCCTGGTCGGTACCCGGGAAGAGCCGCTGAACCTCGAAAACGCCGCTGATCATCCACGTTACCGCTACTTCGCTGAGACGGGCGAGGAGCGTTTCGCTTCCTTCCTGGGTGCACCGATCATCCACCACCGTCGTGTGGTCGGCGTGCTGGTCATTCAGCAGAAAGAACGCCGCCAGTTCGACGAGGGTGAAGAAGCTTTCCTGGTCACCATGAGTGCTCAGCTCGCCGGAGTTATCGCTCACGCCGAGGCCACCGGCTCGATTCGTGGCCTGGGCCGCCAGGGCAAGGGCATCCAGGAAGCTCGCTTCGTCGGCGTGCCAGGCTCGCCGGGTGCTGCCGTCGGGCGTGCCGTGGTCATGTTGCCACCTGCCGACCTTGAGGTGGTGCCGGACAAGACGGTCGAAGACATCGACGCTGAACTCAAACTGTTCCACAACGCCCTTGAGGGCGTGCGCGCCGACATGCGCAAGCTTTCGGCCAAGCTGGCCACCCAGCTGCGCCCGGAAGAACGCGCGCTGTTCGACGTGTACCTGATGATGCTTGAGGACGCCGCCCTGGGCGGTGAGGTGACTGACGTCATCAAGACCGGCCAGTGGGCCCAGGGCGCCTTGCGCCAGGTGGTCGGCGAGCACGTAAACCGGTTCGAGCTGATGGACGACGACTACCTGCGCGAACGCGCCTCGGACGTCAAAGACCTCGGTCGCCGCCTGCTGGCCTACCTCCAGCAAGCCCGTTCGCAATCGCTGGTGTATGCCGACAACACCATCCTGGTCAGCGAGGAGCTGACGCCGGCGATGCTGGGTGAGGTGCCGGAAGGCAAGCTGGTAGGCCTGGTCTCGGTGCTGGGCTCGGGCAACTCCCACGTCGCCATCCTGGCCCGTGCCATGGGTATCCCGACGGTGATGGGCCTGGTCGACCTGCCGTATTCCAAGGTCGATGGTATCGAGCTGATCGTCGATGGCTACAAGGGCGAGGTGTTCACCAACCCCAGCGACGTGCTGCGCAAGCAATACAGCGAGGTGGTCGAAGAAGAGCGTCAGCTGGCCCAGGGCCTGGATGCGTTGCGCGAACTGCCGTGCGTCACCCCGGACGGTCATCGCATGCCGCTGTGGGTCAATACCGGCCTGCTTGCCGACGTGGCCCGTGCCCAGCAGCGGGGCGCCGAAGGGGTGGGCCTGTACCGCACAGAAGTGCCGTTCATGATCAACCAGCGCTTCCCCAGCGAAAAAGAGCAGTTGGCCATCTATCGAGAGCAGTTGGCGGCGTTTCACCCGCTGCCTGTGACCATGCGTACCCTCGACATCGGTGGGGACAAAGCACTGTCGTACTTCCCGATCAAGGAAGAAAACCCGTTCCTGGGGTGGCGCGGCATTCGCGTGACCCTCGACCACCCGGAAATCTTCCTGGTCCAGACCCGCGCCATGCTCAAGGCCAGCGAAGGCCTGAACAACCTGCGCATTCTGCTGCCGATGATCTCCGGCATTCACGAACTGGAAGAGGCGCTGCACCTGATTCACCGCGCCTGGGGCGAGGTGCGTGACGAAGGCACGGACGTGCCCATGCCACCGGTTGGGGTGATGGTCGAGATCCCGGCGGCGGTGTACCAGACCAAAGAGCTGGCGCGTCAGGTGGATTTCCTGTCGGTAGGCTCCAACGACCTGACCCAGTACCTGCTGGCAGTGGACCGCAACAACCCGCGGGTTGCCGACCTGTACGACTATCTGCACCCTGCAGTGCTACAAGCCTTGAACACTGTGGTGCGTGATGCTCATGGCGAGGGCAAGCCAGTCAGTATCTGCGGCGAGATGGCCGGTGATCCGGCAGCAGCGGTCCTGTTGATGGCCATGGGCTTCGACAGCTTGTCGATGAACGCCACCAACCTGCCGAAGGTGAAGTGGATGCTGCGTCAGATCAACATGAGCAAGGCCAAGGAGCTGCTGGCCGATGCCCTGAGCCATGACAACCCGCAGGTCATCCACAGCTCGTTGCAATTGGCGCTGAAGAACCTGGGGCTGGCGCGGATGATCGGGCCAGAGGCCAACAAGACCTTGTGA